In one window of Gossypium arboreum isolate Shixiya-1 chromosome 4, ASM2569848v2, whole genome shotgun sequence DNA:
- the LOC108457730 gene encoding putative DUF21 domain-containing protein At3g13070, chloroplastic produces MVLVKRGILVAMVCGVLVFGCKRVFAVDGVANAGYGVIGQCILLLRNAWPKAFMILKVFKEQGLVLTALLGLSAFFSMAETAITTLWPWKQLLQEEGWRL; encoded by the exons ATGGTTTTGGTGAAAAGGGGTATTTTGGTGGCAATGGTTTGTGGTGTATTGGTGTTTGGATGCAAAAGAGTTTTTGCTGTAGATGGAGTGGCTAATGCTGGTTATGGAGTTATTGGGCAGTGCATATTGTTGTTGAGGAATGCTTGGCCTAAGGCATTTATGATTCTTAAAGTGTTTAAGGAACAAGGTCTGGTTTTGACAGCTCTTTTGGGTCTTTCAGCTTTCTTCTCGATGGCAGAGACTGCTATAACTACATTATGGCCTTGGAAG CAATTGCTGCAAGAGGAGGGATGGAGACTTTGA
- the LOC108457975 gene encoding flavonol synthase/flavanone 3-hydroxylase-like, translating into MEVERVQAIVSSSLAKDNIPLEFVRPEDEQPAITTFHGPIPDIPVIDINHPDQDHIIHLVGNASRDWGIFQVVNHGIPFDLIQKLQQVGKEFFDLPQEEKEVYAKPPGALTLEGYGSKIGEDVNGKKNWADHLFHKIWPASCINHQFWPKNPPSYRAVNEEYAQEVRKVVDKLFKWLSTGLGLEVDVLKQGVGGEEIEYLMKINYYPPCPRPDLTLGVTSHTDLSAMTVLVPNEVPGLQVFKDGHWIDAKYIPGALIIHIGDQIEILSNGKYKAVLHRTTVDKEKTRMSWPVFLEPPGEFVVGPLPQLVDPQLPPKYKPKKFKDYSYCKFHKLPQY; encoded by the exons ATGGAGGTGGAACGAGTCCAAGCCATTGTTTCTTCATCTCTAGCTAAAGACAATATCCCACTAGAGTTTGTTCGACCCGAAGATGAACAACCTGCAATTACAACATTTCATGGTCCCATCCCTGACATACCTGTTATCGATATCAACCACCCTGATCAGGATCATATCATCCATTTGGTTGGCAATGCTAGCAGGGATTGGGGGATATTCCAGGTTGTGAACCACGGGATACCCTTTGATCTAATTCAAAAACTGCAACAAGTTGGAAAGGAGTTCTTTGATCTCCCTCAGGAAGAGAAAGAAGTGTATGCTAAGCCTCCGGGTGCACTCACCCTTGAAGGCTATGGAAGCAAGATCGGGGAAGATGTTAATGGAAAGAAGAACTGGGCTGATCACCTTTTTCATAAGATATGGCCAGCTTCATGCATTAACCACCAGTTTTGGCCCAAGAATCCTCCTTCTTACAG AGCAGTGAACGAGGAGTATGCACAGGAGGTGAGGAAGGTGGTGGATAAACTGTTCAAATGGCTGTCAACGGGGCTAGGGCTTGAAGTGGATGTTTTGAAACAAGGAGTAGGAGGTGAGGAGATTGAGTATCTGATGAAGATAAACTATTATCCGCCATGTCCACGCCCTGATCTTACTCTTGGGGTTACATCCCACACTGATCTTTCTGCCATGACTGTGTTGGTGCCCAACGAGGTCCCTGGATTGCAGGTCTTCAAGGATGGCCATTGGATCGACGCCAAATATATCCCCGGCGCCCTTATTATTCACATTGGCGACCAAATTGAG ataCTAAGCAACGGGAAGTACAAGGCAGTGCTGCATCGAACAACAGTAGACAAGGAGAAAACGAGGATGTCATGGCCCGTATTCTTGGAGCCTCCAGGGGAATTTGTCGTTGGCCCACTTCCTCAACTCGTTGATCCCCAACTTCCTCCTAAATATAAGCCTAAGAAATTCAAGGACTATAGTTATTGTAAATTTCACAAACTACCCCAGTACTGA